One Triticum dicoccoides isolate Atlit2015 ecotype Zavitan chromosome 4B, WEW_v2.0, whole genome shotgun sequence genomic window carries:
- the LOC119291634 gene encoding uncharacterized protein LOC119291634 translates to MISSSPASPVSIFKLFSASCRPPPLPCSPDAATADWVLLEPLAYVADRTNATTAEAISRTGYTIQATFCAADPPGVSCVCIHCPGIEEADFPERPRIICSHKDLLLLWLTFKFGPYDEEGLREYFVYKAGTGRPSLHLLPDPLPFVARAWEVGLVPHGDDGHFLLAALCLTQTPWVYDLHLFSSTTWAWSTKVASADMPDKVNSRTQPDVIHKVISLGGGTLGWVDLWRGILLCNVLDEVPVVQVIRLPMLMPGNKGGLRVCPWNVRDIACSDGLIKLVEVETYERPVDELAYHDDMLVVYDSDLLAERPVRDNVGWKIITWYRMTSWNYWRK, encoded by the coding sequence atgatttcctccagtccggcctcTCCAGTATCAATTTTCAAGCTTTTCTCCGCCTCCTGCCGGCCCCCGCCTCTCCCGTGCAGCCCTGATGCAGCCACCGCCGACTGGGTCCTCCTGGAGCCGCTGGCGTACGTCGCTGACCGCACCAACGCCACCACCGCCGAAGCCATCTCGAGGACCGGCTACACCATCCAGGCCACCTTCTGCGCCGCCGACCCGCCGGGTGTCTCCTGCGTTTGCATCCACTGCCCGGGCATCGAGGAGGCCGACTTCCCGGAGAGGCCCCGCATAATCTGCTCCCACaaggacctcctcctcctctggctcacCTTCAAATTCGGCCCCTACGACGAGGAGGGGCTCCGCGAGTACTTCGTCTACAAAGCCGGAACCGGGCGGCCGTCACTCCACCTGCTCCCAGATCCCCTTCCGTTCGTCGCCAGAGCCTGGGAGGTCGGCCTCGTGCCCCACGGCGACGACGGCCATTTCTTGCTGGCCGCTCTCTGCTTAACACAGACCCCTTGGGTCTACGACCTGCATCTCTTCTCGTCTACGACATGGGCTTGGAGCACCAAGGTGGCATCAGCAGACATGCCAGACAAGGTAAATTCTCGGACGCAACCAGATGTGATTCACAAGGTGATTTCGCTTGGAGGAGGCACACTGGGCTGGGTTGATCTTTGGAGGGGAATTTTGCTCTGCAATGTGCTCGACGAGGTGCCTGTGGTTCAGGTAATCCGGCTGCCTATGCTGATGCCTGGCAATAAGGGTGGTCTTAGAGTATGTCCGTGGAACGTTCGTGACATTGCGTGCAGCGATGGCTTGATTAAACTTGTTGAGGTGGAAACTTATGAAAGACCGGTTGATGAACTGGCGTATCATGATGACATGCTTGTAGTTTATGATTCAGATCTTTTGGCAGAGCGGCCGGTGCGGGACAATGTTGGTTGGAAGATAATAACATGGTATAGGATGACTTCTTGGAACTATTGGCGTAAGTAG